A region from the Variovorax sp. V93 genome encodes:
- a CDS encoding carbohydrate ABC transporter permease has translation MNATNKPINQKAWWLVLPVLICVAFSAIVPLMTVVNYSVQDIISPDRRVFVGTEWFASVMRDDELHQALWRQLGFSLSVLLVEIPLGICLALSMPAKGWKSSAVLVVVALSLLIPWNVVGTIWQIYGRADIGLLGHALQTLGIDYNYTGSAADAWLTVLVMDVWHWTPLVALLCFAGLRSIPDAYYQAARIDGASKFAVFRYIQLPKMRGVLMIAVLLRFMDSFMIYTEPFVLTGGGPGNATTFLSQYLTQKAVGQFDLGPAAAFSLIYFLIILLFCFVLYNWMQRVGTQEAEVEK, from the coding sequence ATGAACGCAACCAACAAGCCCATCAATCAAAAGGCCTGGTGGCTCGTGCTGCCGGTGCTGATCTGCGTGGCCTTCTCGGCCATCGTGCCGCTGATGACGGTGGTCAACTATTCGGTGCAGGACATCATCTCGCCCGACCGGCGCGTGTTCGTCGGCACCGAATGGTTCGCCTCGGTGATGCGCGACGACGAACTGCACCAGGCGCTGTGGCGCCAGCTGGGCTTCTCGCTTTCCGTGCTGCTGGTGGAGATTCCGCTGGGCATCTGCCTGGCGCTGTCGATGCCGGCCAAGGGCTGGAAGTCTTCGGCGGTGCTGGTGGTGGTGGCGCTGTCGCTGCTGATCCCGTGGAACGTGGTCGGCACCATCTGGCAGATCTACGGCCGCGCCGACATCGGCCTGCTGGGCCATGCGCTGCAGACGCTGGGCATCGACTACAACTACACGGGCAGTGCGGCGGATGCCTGGCTCACGGTGCTGGTGATGGACGTGTGGCACTGGACGCCGCTGGTGGCGCTGCTGTGCTTTGCCGGCCTGCGCTCGATTCCGGACGCCTACTACCAGGCCGCTCGCATCGACGGCGCGAGCAAGTTCGCGGTGTTCCGCTACATCCAGCTGCCGAAGATGCGCGGCGTGCTGATGATCGCGGTGCTGCTGCGCTTCATGGACAGCTTCATGATCTACACCGAGCCTTTCGTCCTCACGGGCGGCGGGCCGGGCAATGCCACCACCTTCCTGAGCCAGTACCTCACGCAGAAGGCCGTGGGGCAGTTCGACCTGGGGCCGGCGGCCGCGTTCTCGCTGATCTATTTCCTGATCATCCTGTTGTTCTGCTTCGTGCTCTACAACTGGATGCAGCGTGTGGGTACGCAGGAAGCGGAGGTGGAGAAATGA
- a CDS encoding ABC transporter substrate-binding protein, with product MKMRYTALAMAAAMFAAQGAWAAEPEAKKWIDSEFQPSTLSKDQQAAEMKWFIDAAKKLQAKGVKEISVVSETITTHEYESKTLAKAFEEITGIKVKHDLIQEGDVVEKLQTSMQSGKSIYDGWISDSDLIGTHYRYGKMMNLTDYMAGAGKEFTNPGLDIKDFIGTKFTTAPDGKLYQLPDQQFANLYWFRADLFDRKDLKDKFKAKYGYDLGVPLNWSAYEDIAEFFSVDVKTIDGKPIYGHMDYGKKDPSLGWRFTDAWLSMAGTADIGNPNGMPIDEWGIRVADDKCTPVGASVSRGGATNSPAAVYALTKYIDWMKKYAPKEAMGMTFGEAGPVPAQGQIAQQIFWYTAFTADMTKKGLPVVNEDGTPKWRMAPGPNGPYWKQGMQNGYQDVGSWSFFNGHDANKTAAAWLYAQFVTSKSVSLKKTIVGLTPIRESDIQSKAMTDLAPKLGGLVEFYRSPARVAWTPTGTNVPDYPKLAQLWWKNVAEAVTGEKTPQKAMDNLADEMDNVMARLQRAGMAHCAPKLNAKGDPNKWLSDQHAPWKKLANEKPKGETIEYSKMLTAWKEGKAR from the coding sequence ATGAAGATGCGCTACACGGCATTGGCAATGGCAGCGGCGATGTTCGCCGCGCAGGGTGCATGGGCCGCAGAGCCCGAGGCCAAAAAATGGATCGACAGCGAGTTCCAGCCATCCACGCTCAGCAAGGACCAGCAGGCTGCCGAGATGAAATGGTTCATCGATGCGGCCAAGAAGCTGCAGGCGAAGGGCGTGAAAGAGATCTCGGTGGTGTCGGAAACCATCACCACGCATGAATACGAATCGAAGACGCTGGCCAAGGCCTTCGAGGAGATCACCGGCATCAAGGTGAAGCACGATCTGATCCAGGAAGGCGACGTGGTCGAGAAGCTGCAGACCTCGATGCAGTCGGGCAAGTCGATCTATGACGGCTGGATTTCCGACTCCGACCTGATCGGCACGCACTACCGCTACGGCAAGATGATGAACCTGACCGACTACATGGCCGGCGCGGGCAAGGAGTTCACCAACCCGGGCCTGGACATCAAGGACTTCATCGGCACCAAGTTCACCACCGCGCCCGACGGCAAGCTCTACCAGCTGCCCGACCAGCAGTTTGCCAACCTCTACTGGTTCCGCGCCGACCTGTTCGACCGCAAGGACCTGAAGGACAAGTTCAAGGCCAAGTACGGCTACGACCTGGGCGTGCCGCTGAACTGGAGCGCCTACGAGGACATCGCCGAGTTCTTCAGCGTCGACGTCAAGACCATCGACGGCAAGCCGATCTACGGCCACATGGACTACGGCAAGAAGGATCCGTCGCTCGGCTGGCGCTTCACCGACGCCTGGCTCTCGATGGCCGGCACCGCCGACATCGGCAACCCCAACGGCATGCCGATCGACGAGTGGGGCATCCGCGTGGCCGACGACAAGTGCACGCCCGTGGGTGCATCCGTGTCGCGCGGCGGCGCCACCAATTCGCCGGCCGCCGTGTACGCGCTCACCAAGTACATCGACTGGATGAAGAAGTACGCGCCCAAGGAAGCCATGGGCATGACCTTCGGCGAAGCCGGTCCGGTGCCGGCGCAGGGCCAGATCGCGCAGCAGATCTTCTGGTACACGGCCTTCACGGCCGACATGACCAAGAAGGGCCTGCCCGTGGTGAACGAGGACGGCACGCCCAAGTGGCGCATGGCGCCCGGCCCCAACGGTCCGTACTGGAAGCAGGGCATGCAGAACGGCTACCAGGACGTGGGTTCGTGGTCGTTCTTCAACGGCCATGACGCCAACAAGACGGCGGCCGCCTGGCTCTACGCCCAGTTCGTCACGTCCAAGAGCGTCTCGCTCAAGAAGACCATCGTGGGCCTGACCCCGATCCGCGAATCGGACATCCAGAGCAAGGCCATGACCGACCTGGCGCCCAAGCTCGGCGGCCTGGTCGAGTTCTACCGCAGCCCGGCCCGCGTGGCGTGGACGCCCACCGGCACCAACGTGCCCGACTATCCGAAGCTCGCGCAGCTCTGGTGGAAGAACGTGGCCGAGGCCGTCACGGGCGAGAAGACCCCGCAGAAGGCCATGGACAACCTGGCCGACGAGATGGACAACGTGATGGCCCGCCTGCAGCGCGCCGGCATGGCCCATTGCGCGCCCAAGCTCAACGCCAAGGGCGATCCGAACAAGTGGCTCAGCGATCAGCACGCTCCATGGAAGAAGCTGGCCAACGAGAAGCCCAAGGGCGAGACCATTGAATACAGCAAGATGCTGACGGCTTGGAAGGAAGGCAAGGCGCGCTGA
- a CDS encoding carbohydrate ABC transporter permease translates to MNEKRFRKRSIFLVLYILFALLPIYWMVNMSFKTNEEIVSSFSFFPHELTWANYARIFTDESWYSGYINSLIYVAINTVISLTVALPAAYAFSRYSFLGDKHVFFWLLTNRMTPPAVFLLPFFQLYSTVGLMDTHLGVALAHLLFNVPLAVWILEGFMSGIPREIDETAYIDGYSFPRFFVKIFLPLIKAGVGVAAFFCFMFSWVELLLARTLTSVNAKPIVATMTRTVSASGMDWATLAAAGVLTIVPGAIVIWFVRHYIAKGFAMGRV, encoded by the coding sequence ATGAACGAAAAGAGATTCCGCAAGCGCAGCATCTTCCTGGTGCTGTACATCCTGTTCGCGCTGCTGCCCATCTACTGGATGGTCAACATGAGCTTCAAGACGAACGAGGAGATCGTCTCCAGCTTCTCGTTCTTTCCGCACGAGCTCACCTGGGCCAACTACGCGCGCATCTTTACCGACGAGTCGTGGTACTCGGGCTACATCAACAGCCTGATCTACGTGGCCATCAACACGGTGATCTCGCTCACCGTGGCGCTGCCGGCGGCCTATGCGTTCTCGCGCTATTCGTTCCTGGGCGACAAGCACGTCTTCTTCTGGCTGCTGACCAACCGCATGACCCCGCCCGCCGTGTTCCTGCTGCCGTTCTTCCAGCTCTACAGCACGGTCGGCCTGATGGACACCCACCTGGGCGTGGCGCTCGCGCACCTGCTGTTCAACGTGCCGCTGGCAGTGTGGATCCTCGAAGGCTTCATGAGCGGCATTCCGCGCGAGATCGACGAGACGGCGTACATCGACGGCTACTCGTTCCCGCGCTTCTTCGTGAAGATCTTCCTGCCGCTCATCAAGGCCGGCGTGGGCGTGGCGGCGTTCTTCTGCTTCATGTTCAGCTGGGTCGAGCTGCTGCTCGCGCGCACGCTCACCAGCGTGAACGCCAAGCCCATCGTCGCGACGATGACCCGCACCGTGAGCGCCTCCGGCATGGACTGGGCCACGCTGGCCGCCGCGGGCGTGCTCACCATCGTGCCCGGTGCGATCGTGATCTGGTTCGTGCGCCACTACATCGCCAAGGGTTTCGCGATGGGCCGCGTTTAA
- a CDS encoding DUF2160 domain-containing protein — protein MFDWMVWTTPVAVFFICIALMLVGMTVWEFKSPTTMRRGWLPIATTRGDRLFIGLLAAAYVNLVFIGLAGKFQEWLSLEAEPSIWISFVLSMFLLALVMRKG, from the coding sequence ATGTTCGACTGGATGGTCTGGACCACCCCGGTGGCCGTTTTCTTCATCTGCATCGCACTCATGCTGGTCGGCATGACGGTGTGGGAGTTCAAGTCGCCCACCACCATGCGGCGCGGCTGGCTGCCGATTGCCACCACGCGCGGCGACCGGCTCTTCATCGGGCTGCTGGCCGCGGCCTACGTGAACCTGGTCTTCATCGGCCTGGCCGGCAAGTTCCAGGAATGGCTGAGCCTGGAGGCCGAGCCCTCGATCTGGATCAGCTTCGTGCTGTCGATGTTTCTTCTGGCGCTGGTGATGCGCAAGGGCTGA
- a CDS encoding ABC transporter ATP-binding protein: MARIDLDLAHAYRPNPKQDSDYALLPLKMSFRDGGAYALLGPSGCGKTTMLNIISGLLVPSQGTVTFDGRDMTRATPQERNIAQVFQFPVIYDTMTVAENLAFPLRNRKVPEDQIRKRVGEIAEMLDMSGQLNQRASGLAADAKQKISLGRGLVRSDVSAVLFDEPLTVIDPHLKWQLRRKLKQIHRELKLTLIYVTHDQVEALTFAEEVVVMTRGKAVQVGSAEALFERPAHTFVGHFIGSPGMNFLSAKSANGALEVAGTPLVPTRELPQGALKIGIRPEYLRLSNAGAAGAVPAVVKQVQDVGTHAMLSAEVDGGVVKVRLHSDDQPPAAGDTVWLRVLDTHTCYYKDEELVA; the protein is encoded by the coding sequence ATGGCACGCATCGATCTCGACCTGGCCCACGCCTACCGTCCCAACCCGAAGCAGGACAGCGACTATGCGCTGCTGCCGCTCAAGATGAGCTTCCGCGATGGCGGCGCCTATGCCTTGCTCGGCCCCTCGGGCTGCGGCAAGACGACCATGCTCAACATCATCTCGGGCCTGCTGGTGCCTTCGCAGGGCACGGTGACCTTCGATGGCCGCGACATGACGCGCGCCACGCCGCAGGAACGCAACATCGCGCAGGTGTTCCAGTTTCCGGTGATCTACGACACCATGACCGTGGCCGAGAACCTCGCGTTTCCGCTGCGCAACCGCAAGGTGCCCGAAGACCAGATCAGGAAGCGCGTGGGCGAGATCGCCGAGATGCTCGACATGAGCGGCCAGCTGAACCAGCGTGCCTCGGGCCTTGCGGCCGATGCCAAGCAGAAGATCTCGCTCGGCCGCGGCCTGGTGCGCAGCGACGTCTCGGCCGTGCTGTTCGACGAGCCGCTGACGGTGATCGATCCGCATCTCAAGTGGCAGCTGCGCCGCAAGCTCAAGCAGATCCACCGTGAGCTCAAGCTCACGCTGATCTACGTCACGCACGACCAGGTCGAGGCGCTCACCTTCGCCGAAGAGGTTGTGGTCATGACGCGCGGCAAGGCCGTGCAGGTGGGCAGTGCCGAGGCGCTGTTCGAACGGCCGGCGCATACCTTCGTCGGCCACTTCATCGGCTCGCCGGGCATGAATTTTCTTTCGGCGAAGAGCGCGAACGGCGCGCTCGAGGTGGCGGGTACGCCGCTCGTGCCGACGCGCGAACTGCCGCAGGGCGCGCTCAAGATCGGCATCCGGCCCGAGTACCTGCGCCTGTCGAATGCGGGCGCAGCCGGCGCCGTGCCGGCCGTGGTGAAGCAGGTGCAGGACGTCGGCACGCACGCCATGCTGAGCGCCGAGGTCGACGGCGGCGTGGTCAAGGTGCGGCTGCATTCCGACGACCAGCCGCCGGCAGCGGGCGACACCGTGTGGCTGCGGGTGCTCGACACCCACACCTGCTACTACAAGGACGAGGAGCTGGTGGCATGA
- a CDS encoding DeoR/GlpR family DNA-binding transcription regulator, with protein sequence MNSNPRQINLLDTVRTRGSVTVEQLADMLGVTLQTVRRDVQRLADQGLLTRFHGGVRVPSSTTENIGYQQRETLHAEGKARIARRVAELVPNDCSLILNIGTTTEAIAKALLRHTGLRVITNNLNVATILSGNTSCEVIVAGGSVRPRDRAIVGEATIDFIRQFKVDIALIGVSSIEPDGSLRDFDLREVKVAQTIIAQGREVWLAADASKFNRPAMIQLGTLSQIDRLFTDAEPPAPFADLLHAAQVRLEIARD encoded by the coding sequence GTGAACTCCAATCCGCGCCAGATCAATCTTCTCGATACCGTGCGCACGCGCGGCTCGGTCACCGTCGAGCAACTGGCCGACATGCTGGGCGTCACGCTGCAGACGGTGCGGCGCGACGTGCAGCGGCTGGCCGACCAGGGATTGCTCACGCGCTTTCATGGCGGCGTGCGCGTGCCGAGCTCCACCACCGAGAACATCGGCTACCAGCAGCGCGAAACGCTGCATGCAGAGGGCAAGGCGCGCATTGCGCGGCGCGTGGCCGAGCTGGTGCCCAACGACTGTTCGCTGATCCTCAACATCGGCACCACCACCGAAGCCATCGCCAAGGCGCTGCTGCGCCACACGGGCCTGCGCGTGATCACCAACAACCTGAACGTGGCGACCATCCTGAGCGGCAACACGTCGTGCGAGGTGATCGTGGCGGGCGGCTCGGTGCGACCGCGCGACCGCGCGATCGTGGGCGAGGCGACGATCGATTTCATCCGCCAGTTCAAGGTGGACATCGCGCTGATCGGCGTGTCGAGCATCGAGCCCGACGGATCGCTGCGCGACTTCGACCTGCGCGAGGTGAAGGTGGCGCAGACCATCATTGCGCAGGGGCGCGAGGTGTGGCTCGCGGCGGACGCGAGCAAGTTCAACCGGCCCGCGATGATCCAGCTGGGCACGCTGTCGCAGATCGACCGCCTCTTCACCGACGCGGAGCCGCCGGCGCCTTTTGCGGATCTGCTGCATGCGGCGCAGGTTCGGCTCGAGATTGCGCGCGATTGA
- the glpD gene encoding glycerol-3-phosphate dehydrogenase, which yields MKRHENTMAPFRDRSHEPTGPSSVSDFSSNPPSPATDCDVLIVGGGINGCGIARDLAGRGWRVVLCEKDDLASHTSSSSTKLIHGGLRYLEYYEFSLVRKALQEREVLLKSAPHIMWPLRFVMPHDPSMRPAWMIRIGLFMYDHLARREVLPGSRSIDLRSHAAGAPLKPQFKRGFVYSDGWVDDARLVVLNAIDARARGAEVLTRTRCVHAQRDADGWTATLEAADGGIRVVRARAVVNAAGPWAESFLRGVAQSAKGEPLATRHLRLVKGSHIVVPRLFEHDHAYIFQNPDKRIIFAIPYQDEFTLIGTTDIELNGDDPGAARIAEEEIAYLCMQASRYFEKPVKPADVVWTYSGVRPLLDDASGDPSAVTRDYMLESNTTAAPLLSVWGGKITTFRKLAEDAADEVGKMLGQSSAQRPPWTDGAFLAGGDLSAWIGAATRPDDDFERFVAAVQARHAWLDARLARRLARAYGARVAELLGDAQSMADMGAAVAPGLHERELRFLQESEWAMSADDVLWRRSKLGLRYTAEERRQVAAWLQARTTNNSYMINGER from the coding sequence ATGAAAAGACACGAAAATACAATGGCGCCCTTCCGTGACCGAAGTCATGAACCAACGGGCCCATCTTCTGTGAGCGATTTCTCCTCCAATCCGCCTTCGCCGGCAACCGATTGCGACGTGCTGATCGTCGGCGGCGGCATCAACGGCTGCGGCATTGCGCGCGACCTGGCCGGCCGGGGCTGGCGCGTGGTGCTGTGCGAGAAGGACGATCTCGCCTCGCACACCTCGTCGTCATCCACCAAGCTGATCCACGGCGGCCTGCGCTACCTGGAGTACTACGAGTTTTCGCTCGTGCGCAAGGCGCTGCAGGAGCGCGAAGTGCTGCTCAAGAGCGCGCCGCACATCATGTGGCCGCTGCGCTTCGTGATGCCGCACGACCCTTCGATGCGGCCGGCCTGGATGATCCGCATCGGCCTGTTCATGTACGACCACCTTGCCAGGCGCGAAGTGCTGCCGGGCTCGCGCAGCATCGACCTGCGCAGCCATGCCGCCGGCGCGCCGCTCAAGCCGCAGTTCAAGCGCGGCTTCGTCTATTCCGACGGCTGGGTCGACGACGCGCGGCTCGTGGTGCTCAACGCCATCGACGCCAGGGCGCGCGGCGCCGAGGTGCTCACGCGCACCCGCTGCGTGCATGCGCAGCGCGATGCCGATGGATGGACCGCCACGCTCGAAGCCGCCGACGGCGGCATCCGCGTGGTGCGCGCGCGCGCCGTGGTCAATGCCGCGGGACCGTGGGCGGAATCGTTCCTGCGCGGCGTGGCGCAGTCGGCCAAGGGCGAGCCGCTGGCCACGCGGCACCTGCGGCTGGTCAAGGGCAGCCACATCGTGGTGCCGCGCCTGTTCGAGCACGACCATGCCTACATCTTCCAGAACCCCGACAAGCGGATCATCTTCGCGATTCCCTACCAGGACGAGTTCACGCTGATCGGCACCACCGACATCGAGCTGAACGGCGACGATCCCGGCGCGGCGCGCATCGCCGAGGAAGAAATCGCCTACCTCTGCATGCAGGCGAGCCGCTATTTCGAGAAGCCGGTCAAGCCGGCCGACGTGGTCTGGACCTACTCGGGCGTGCGCCCGCTGCTCGACGATGCATCGGGCGACCCGTCGGCCGTCACGCGCGACTACATGCTCGAGTCGAACACCACGGCGGCGCCGCTGCTGTCGGTGTGGGGCGGCAAGATCACCACCTTCCGCAAGCTGGCCGAGGACGCGGCCGACGAGGTCGGCAAGATGCTCGGACAGTCGAGCGCGCAGCGCCCGCCCTGGACCGATGGCGCCTTCCTGGCCGGCGGCGATCTTTCCGCATGGATCGGCGCCGCCACGCGGCCCGACGACGATTTCGAGCGCTTCGTGGCCGCGGTGCAGGCGCGCCATGCATGGCTGGACGCGCGGCTCGCGCGCCGGCTGGCACGTGCCTACGGCGCACGCGTGGCCGAGCTGCTCGGCGATGCGCAGTCCATGGCCGACATGGGCGCGGCCGTGGCGCCGGGGCTCCACGAGCGCGAACTGCGCTTCCTGCAAGAGAGCGAGTGGGCCATGAGCGCCGACGACGTGCTCTGGCGCCGGTCGAAGCTCGGCCTGCGCTACACGGCCGAGGAGCGCCGGCAGGTGGCCGCCTGGCTGCAGGCGCGCACTACCAACAACAGCTACATGATCAACGGGGAGCGCTGA
- a CDS encoding ABC transporter ATP-binding protein, which translates to MQLTLERVTKKVGAQTWLYEQSIAPKSGAVTVLLGATQAGKTSLMRLMAGLDTPSTGKVLVDGKDVTGMPVRERNVAMVYQQFINYPSLTVADNIASPLRLRGEANIDARVKALADKLHIGMFLDRLPAELSGGQQQRVALARALAKNAPLMLLDEPLVNLDYKLREGLREELTQLFATGDSTVIYATTEPGEALLLGGYTAVMDEGELLQYGPTAEVFHAPQSLRVARAFSDPPMNLLAGTATAGRVQLAGGPSLALAVPESVSGAVTVGLRASALNVNAGEGDIALPGKVELAEISGSDTFVHVETAVGELVAQLTGVHRFELGTPITLYFSASQAYVFDAGEKLALAPAWRKGS; encoded by the coding sequence ATGCAATTGACTCTGGAGCGCGTCACCAAGAAGGTCGGCGCGCAAACCTGGCTCTACGAGCAGAGCATCGCGCCCAAGAGCGGCGCGGTCACTGTGCTGCTGGGCGCCACCCAGGCCGGCAAGACCAGCCTGATGCGCCTGATGGCAGGGCTCGACACGCCCAGCACGGGCAAGGTGCTGGTCGATGGCAAGGACGTGACCGGCATGCCGGTGCGCGAGCGCAACGTCGCCATGGTGTACCAGCAGTTCATCAACTATCCGTCGCTCACGGTGGCCGACAACATCGCCTCGCCGCTCAGGCTGCGCGGCGAAGCGAACATCGATGCCCGCGTGAAGGCGCTGGCCGACAAGCTGCACATCGGCATGTTCCTCGACCGCCTGCCGGCCGAGCTGTCGGGCGGGCAGCAGCAGCGCGTGGCGCTGGCGCGCGCGCTGGCCAAGAACGCACCACTGATGCTGCTCGATGAGCCGCTGGTGAACCTCGACTACAAGCTGCGCGAAGGCCTGCGCGAGGAGCTCACGCAGCTGTTCGCCACCGGCGATTCGACGGTCATCTACGCCACTACCGAACCCGGCGAGGCGCTGCTGCTGGGCGGCTACACGGCCGTGATGGACGAGGGCGAGCTGCTGCAGTACGGCCCGACCGCCGAGGTGTTCCATGCGCCGCAATCGCTGCGCGTGGCGCGCGCCTTCAGCGATCCGCCGATGAACCTGCTGGCCGGCACCGCAACGGCCGGCCGCGTGCAGCTCGCGGGCGGCCCGTCGCTGGCACTGGCGGTGCCTGAAAGCGTTTCGGGCGCGGTCACGGTGGGCTTGCGCGCGAGCGCATTGAACGTGAATGCGGGGGAGGGCGACATCGCCTTGCCCGGCAAGGTGGAACTGGCCGAGATCTCGGGCTCCGACACCTTCGTGCACGTCGAGACGGCGGTCGGCGAACTGGTGGCGCAGCTCACCGGCGTGCACCGCTTCGAGCTGGGCACGCCGATCACGCTGTACTTCAGCGCCTCGCAAGCCTATGTGTTCGATGCCGGCGAAAAGCTGGCGCTCGCGCCAGCCTGGCGCAAAGGAAGCTGA